In Brassica rapa cultivar Chiifu-401-42 chromosome A06, CAAS_Brap_v3.01, whole genome shotgun sequence, a single window of DNA contains:
- the LOC103873502 gene encoding signal recognition particle 9 kDa protein, which translates to MVYIVSWDEFVDRSVQLFKADPESTRYVVKYRHCDGKLVLKVTDNKECLKFKTDQAQEARKMEKLNNIFFTLMARGPDVDLSEVNGKEQMETQPVKKGRGRKQ; encoded by the exons ATGGTTTACATAGTTTCATGGGACGAATTCGTAGATCGATCTGTTCAGCTTTTCAAAGCTGATCCCGAATCT ACTCGGTATGTTGTCAAGTATAGACATTGTGATGGCAAGTTGGTTCTCAAGGTTACTGATAACAAAGAG TGTCTCAAGTTCAAGACGGACCAAGCACAAGAAGCAAGGAAGATGGAGAAACTGAATAACATATTCTTCACCCTCATGGCCAGAGGACCTGATG TTGATCTTTCTGAAGTGAACGGGAAAGAACAGATGGAGACACAACCTGTGAAGAAAGGAAGAGGACGGAAGCAATAA
- the LOC103873507 gene encoding uncharacterized protein At4g04775-like — protein sequence MRNLTGDSTAASSRRGRGRVSGVPSQCWCGVAVVEKISKSDFNPYRRYYRCSYAASHKLENDNHVFKWVDEAFLNEIDKLGAQLKKIEQTMEKIDQGREEFEKMMFESVQMKLEKEIFERVEDALLESKANMKKMIIGGVIGCMLMIGLVKLVG from the exons ATGAGAAATCTAACTGGAGATTCGACTGCTGCATCATCTCGCCGAGGAAGAGGTAGAGTCTCGGGAGTTCCGAGCCAATGTTGGTGTGGGGTTGCAGTTGTGGAAAAGATTTCAAAATCTGACTTCAATCCGTATCGCAGATACTATCGTTGTTCTTATGCTGCATCACATAAG CTTGAAAATGACAATCATGTTTTCAAATGGGTGGATGAGGCTTTTCTAAATGAGATAGACAAATTGGGTGCTCAATTAAAGAAAATCGAACAAACCATGGAAAAGATAGATCAAGGTAGAGAGGAGTTTGAGAAGATGATGTTTGAGAGTGTGCAAATGAAGCTAGAGAAAGAGATTTTTGAGAGGGTTGAAGATGCTTTGTTGGAATCCAAGGCAAACATGAAGAAAATGATAATTGGTGGAGTCATTGGATGTATGTTGATGATCGGTTTAGTGAAACTAGTAGGCTAG
- the LOC103873505 gene encoding U-box domain-containing protein 32 isoform X1 — MGSIGDEVALEVDETIFVAVAEDVERSKTTVLWAARNFSGKKICLLYVHRPARPASWTHKKLAGGTFRKHAVKVIERVDKHKVDELMDSYLHLLSETQVQTDKLCIAGQNIEEGIVDLIARHNIKWLVMGAASDKHYSWRMTDLKSKKAIFVCKKAPDSCHIWFLCKGYLIFTRATNDDGNNRQTMPPLVQLDSDTETRRSEKLESSYMRRRLRYWRSLLEQDGEKDTGLLERGKVEPRPTTHLSSGSSYSFGEQVGPEPASPEVVGSDTRTPSNVEEKKREGNVAREVHRYDKAMHDIGQSKRTVYGEARKEWKEDNSTMEALCKAKALEGLCIKEQSRRRKLEELLEKEKGEVKTVIEQNSGFMKKLQIVQSDNLKLESQIKKLQDLEKEHGDKFDTAMELLKSFRQRRDEIRIDHENAIKEVNALKRLVKGKSVESSGSEMLDNSFMEINEATNEFDPSWKLGEGKYGSVYKGNLQNLQVTVKMLPSYGSQNHFEFERQMEILSRVRHPNLVTIVGTCPESRSLIYQYIPNGSLEDCFSSANNVPALPWESRIRIASEICSALLFLHSNVPCIIHGNLKPSKILLDSNLVTKITDYGISQLIPIDGVDKSDPHVDPHYFVSEEMTLESDIYSFGMILLQLLTRRPLSGVLRDVKCAVENDNISAVLDSSAGDWPVARGKKLANIAIRCCKKNPLNRPDLPIVLRVIDRMKAPELPSSSYTNQKVPRKPPSHYLCPIFQEVMKDPLIAADGFTYEAEAIREWLANGHDTSPMTNLKMEDCNLIPNHALHLAIQDWQNQW, encoded by the exons atGGGGAGTATTGGAGACGAAGTGGCTTTAGAGGTGGATGAGACGATATTCGTGGCGGTGGCGGAAGATGTGGAGAGGAGCAAAACGACGGTGTTATGGGCGGCGCGAAACTTCTCCGGCAAGAAGATTTGCTTGCTTTACGTCCATCGTCCTGCTCGGCCTGCCTCCTGGA CACACAAGAAACTTGCTGGTGGTACCTTTAGGAAACATGCTGTCAAGGTGATTGAGCGTGTTGATAAACACAAAGTGGATGAGCTTATGGATTCCTATCTACACCTTTTATCTGAAACTCAG GTTCAAACAGATAAGCTTTGCATTGCGGGACAAAATATCGAGGAAGGTATCGTAGACTTGATTGCTCGACATAATATTAAGTGGCTCGTAATGGGAGCTGCATCAGATAAGCATTACTCATG GAGAATGACGGATTTAAAATCCAAGAAAGCCATATTCGTTTGCAAAAAAGCTCCTGATTCCTGCCATATTTGGTTTCTTTGTAAAGGCTACCTTATCTTTACAAG GGCAACAAATGACGATGGTAATAACAGACAAACAATGCCTCCCCTAGTACAGCTGGATTCAGACACTGAGACAAGGAGATCAGAGAAACTGGAATCCTCTTATATGAGGAGAAGGTTAAGATATTGGCGTAGCCTCCTTGAACAAG ATGGTGAAAAAGACACCGGTCTATTGGAGAGAGGAAAGGTGGAACCAAGACCAACTACTCATTTATCTTCAGGTTCGAGTTATTCCTTTGGGGAGCAGGTTGGTCCAGAGCCGGCTAGCCCTGAAGTAGTTGGCTCAGATACCCGTACTCCCTCAAATGTCGAG GAGAAGAAGCGTGAAGGAAATGTAGCGCGCGAAGTTCATAGGTATGATAAAGCCATGCATGATATTGGCCAATCAAAGAGAACTGTCTATGGGGAAGCTCGGAAGGAATGGAAAGAGGATAACAGTACCATGGAGGCTTTATGCAAG GCGAAAGCCTTGGAGGGCTTATGCATTAAGGAGCAGAGTCGAAGAAGGAAATTAGAGGAATTGCTAGAGAAAGAAAAGGGTGAAGTAAAGACAGTAATAGAGCAGAACAGCGGATTCATGAAAAAACTTCAGATAGTTCAGAGTGATAATCTTAAGTTGGAGAGCCAGATAAAGAAACTGCAAGACTTGGAAAAAGAACATGGTGACAAGTTTGATACGGCTATGGAGCTCTTGAAAAGTTTCAGGCAGAGAAGGGATGAGATCCGCATCGATCACGAGAATGCTATAAAGGAAGTAAACGCATTAAAGAGACTGGTAAAAGGAAAGTCTGTAGAGTCTTCGGGGTCAGAAATGCTCGACAATTCTTTTATGGAAATCAATGAAGCTACTAACGAATTCGATCCGTCCTGGAAACTTGGAGAAGGCAAATACGGAAGTGTCTACAAAGGGAATCTTCAAAATCTTCAAGTAACTGTAAAGATGTTGCCTTCATATGGATCCCAGAATCACTTTGAGTTTGAGCGTCAG ATGGAGATTTTAAGCAGAGTAAGGCATCCAAACCTGGTAACAATAGTGGGTACTTGTCCAGAGTCTCGGTCTCTTATCTATCAATACATTCCCAACGGGAGCCTCGAAGACTGCTTTTCATCTGCAAACAACGTTCCTGCGCTTCCATGGGAGTCTCGGATCAGGATCGCCTCTGAGATATGCTCAGCTCTCCTGTTTCTTCACTCAAACGTTCCTTGTATCATTCATGGTAACCTAAAACCGTCTAAGATTCTCCTCGACTCTAACCTCGTCACCAAGATTACCGACTACGGGATCTCTCAGCTAATCCCGATCGATGGAGTCGACAAATCTGATCCCCACGTTGATCCACATTACTTTGTCTCTGAAGAAATGACGCTGGAGTCAGACATATACTCGTTTGGAATGATTCTCCTTCAGCTTCTCACCAGAAGACCTCTCTCTGGGGTACTGAGAGACGTCAAATGCGCTGTTGAGAATGATAACATCAGCGCGGTTCTGGATAGTTCAGCAGGCGATTGGCCAGTCGCACGAGGCAAGAAGCTAGCTAATATAGCCATCCGTTGCTGTAAGAAAAACCCGTTGAACCGACCAGACTTACCCATCGTTCTACGGGTTATAGATCGTATGAAAGCCCCAGAACTTCCTTCATCATCGTACACGAACCAGAAAGTTCCACGCAAGCCTCCTTCTCATTACCTATGCCCCATTTTTCAG GAAGTGATGAAAGATCCTTTGATTGCAGCAGATGGGTTTACTTACGAAGCGGAAGCGATTAGGGAATGGTTAGCGAATGGGCACGATACATCGCCGATGACAAACCTGAAGATGGAAGATTGCAATCTCATACCTAATCATGCTCTTCATCTAGCTATCCAAGATTGGCAAAACCAATGGTGA
- the LOC117126109 gene encoding uncharacterized protein LOC117126109 produces MKGMLLVALGRDADNAIYPIAWAVVQVENTNNWLWFVKKIKDDLGLLNGEGFIMVSDRQKGLIKAVQTELPEIEHRMCVRHIYTNLMGKHGKKGTDLKLHVWNLAWSYNEPQYYENLDRIFNYDSQLHEDVLKTNPKSWYRAFFKLGNYCEDVENNSTESWNNTILKARDKPYVPMLEMIARQSMVRIAKRSVITLDHRSLCTPYVIEYLEEELEKASACVVHRSTNNTFDARIGGCSYRVNLETRSCTCRRWDITGIPCEHAYGVILSKKLEVQDYVCHWFRTAMWRRTYSEGIIPLRGARFWPVGEEPRVHQAPEPPQPGRKKGEKDGKRGNNSKKRKKGINESPTKKKPKMLKRIMHCSQCGVANHNSRFHKKAQQAPQRDSSQVESSQAQE; encoded by the exons atgaaagggatgttATTGGTAGCTCTAGGTCGAGATGCAGATAATGCAATATATCCTATTGCTTGGGCTGTAGTGCAAGTAGAAAACACAAATAATTGGTTGTGGTTTgtgaaaaagataaaagatgATTTGGGTCTGCTTAATGGTGAAGGATTTATCATGGTCTCGGATAGGCAAAAAGGATTAATCAAAGCTGTTCAGACTGAGCTGCCAGAAATAGAGCATAGAATGTGTGTGAGGCATATATACACAAATTTGATGGGGAAGCATGGAAAAAAAGGAACAGATTTGAAGCTTCATGTTTGGAATCTTGCGTGGAGCTACAATGAGCCACAATATTATGAGAACTTGGACAGGATATTCAACTACGATTCTCAACTTCATGAAGATGTGTTAAAGACAAATCCCAAGTCTTGGTATAGAGCATTCTTTAAGCTTGGAAATTACTGTGAAGATGTTGAGAATAATTCAACAGAATCGTGGAACAACACAATTCTGAAGGCTAGAGACAAGCCATATGTCCCTATGTTGGAGATGATTGCTCGACAGTCAATGGTCCGTATCGCAAAGAGAAGTGTGATAACGTTAGATCACAGAAGCTTGTGTACTCCTTATGTGATTGAGTACCTAGAAGAGGAGTTAGAGAAAGCATCGGCGTGTGTGGTGCATAGAAGCACAAATAACACATTTGATGCGAGAATTGGTGGGTGCTCGTATCGTGTTAATTTGGAAACTAGAAGTTGTACTTGTAGGAGGTGGGACATCACAGGCATTCCTTGTGAGCATGCGTATGGGGTCATCTTAAGCAAGAAGCTTGAGGTTCAAGATTATGTGTGTCATTGGTTTAGGACTGCTATGTGGCGGAGGACTTATTCTGAAGGTATAATACCGCTTAGAGGTGCAAGGTTTTGGCCTGTTGGAGAAGAACCACGAGTGCATCAAGCTCCGGAGCCACCACAACCTGGCCGTAAGAAAGGTGAAAAAGATGGAAAGAGAGGAAATAACAGTAAAAAGAGGAAAAAAGGAATAAATGAGTCTCCAACAAAGAAGAAACCCAAGATGTTGAAGAGGATAATGCATTGTAGTCAATGTGGTGTAGCTAATCACAACTCTCGATTTCACAAGAAAGCACAACAG GCTCCTCAGCGTGACTCTTCTCAGGTTGAGTCTTCACAGGCTCAAGAATAA
- the LOC103873505 gene encoding U-box domain-containing protein 32 isoform X2, with amino-acid sequence MGAASDKHYSWRMTDLKSKKAIFVCKKAPDSCHIWFLCKGYLIFTRATNDDGNNRQTMPPLVQLDSDTETRRSEKLESSYMRRRLRYWRSLLEQDGEKDTGLLERGKVEPRPTTHLSSGSSYSFGEQVGPEPASPEVVGSDTRTPSNVEEKKREGNVAREVHRYDKAMHDIGQSKRTVYGEARKEWKEDNSTMEALCKAKALEGLCIKEQSRRRKLEELLEKEKGEVKTVIEQNSGFMKKLQIVQSDNLKLESQIKKLQDLEKEHGDKFDTAMELLKSFRQRRDEIRIDHENAIKEVNALKRLVKGKSVESSGSEMLDNSFMEINEATNEFDPSWKLGEGKYGSVYKGNLQNLQVTVKMLPSYGSQNHFEFERQMEILSRVRHPNLVTIVGTCPESRSLIYQYIPNGSLEDCFSSANNVPALPWESRIRIASEICSALLFLHSNVPCIIHGNLKPSKILLDSNLVTKITDYGISQLIPIDGVDKSDPHVDPHYFVSEEMTLESDIYSFGMILLQLLTRRPLSGVLRDVKCAVENDNISAVLDSSAGDWPVARGKKLANIAIRCCKKNPLNRPDLPIVLRVIDRMKAPELPSSSYTNQKVPRKPPSHYLCPIFQEVMKDPLIAADGFTYEAEAIREWLANGHDTSPMTNLKMEDCNLIPNHALHLAIQDWQNQW; translated from the exons ATGGGAGCTGCATCAGATAAGCATTACTCATG GAGAATGACGGATTTAAAATCCAAGAAAGCCATATTCGTTTGCAAAAAAGCTCCTGATTCCTGCCATATTTGGTTTCTTTGTAAAGGCTACCTTATCTTTACAAG GGCAACAAATGACGATGGTAATAACAGACAAACAATGCCTCCCCTAGTACAGCTGGATTCAGACACTGAGACAAGGAGATCAGAGAAACTGGAATCCTCTTATATGAGGAGAAGGTTAAGATATTGGCGTAGCCTCCTTGAACAAG ATGGTGAAAAAGACACCGGTCTATTGGAGAGAGGAAAGGTGGAACCAAGACCAACTACTCATTTATCTTCAGGTTCGAGTTATTCCTTTGGGGAGCAGGTTGGTCCAGAGCCGGCTAGCCCTGAAGTAGTTGGCTCAGATACCCGTACTCCCTCAAATGTCGAG GAGAAGAAGCGTGAAGGAAATGTAGCGCGCGAAGTTCATAGGTATGATAAAGCCATGCATGATATTGGCCAATCAAAGAGAACTGTCTATGGGGAAGCTCGGAAGGAATGGAAAGAGGATAACAGTACCATGGAGGCTTTATGCAAG GCGAAAGCCTTGGAGGGCTTATGCATTAAGGAGCAGAGTCGAAGAAGGAAATTAGAGGAATTGCTAGAGAAAGAAAAGGGTGAAGTAAAGACAGTAATAGAGCAGAACAGCGGATTCATGAAAAAACTTCAGATAGTTCAGAGTGATAATCTTAAGTTGGAGAGCCAGATAAAGAAACTGCAAGACTTGGAAAAAGAACATGGTGACAAGTTTGATACGGCTATGGAGCTCTTGAAAAGTTTCAGGCAGAGAAGGGATGAGATCCGCATCGATCACGAGAATGCTATAAAGGAAGTAAACGCATTAAAGAGACTGGTAAAAGGAAAGTCTGTAGAGTCTTCGGGGTCAGAAATGCTCGACAATTCTTTTATGGAAATCAATGAAGCTACTAACGAATTCGATCCGTCCTGGAAACTTGGAGAAGGCAAATACGGAAGTGTCTACAAAGGGAATCTTCAAAATCTTCAAGTAACTGTAAAGATGTTGCCTTCATATGGATCCCAGAATCACTTTGAGTTTGAGCGTCAG ATGGAGATTTTAAGCAGAGTAAGGCATCCAAACCTGGTAACAATAGTGGGTACTTGTCCAGAGTCTCGGTCTCTTATCTATCAATACATTCCCAACGGGAGCCTCGAAGACTGCTTTTCATCTGCAAACAACGTTCCTGCGCTTCCATGGGAGTCTCGGATCAGGATCGCCTCTGAGATATGCTCAGCTCTCCTGTTTCTTCACTCAAACGTTCCTTGTATCATTCATGGTAACCTAAAACCGTCTAAGATTCTCCTCGACTCTAACCTCGTCACCAAGATTACCGACTACGGGATCTCTCAGCTAATCCCGATCGATGGAGTCGACAAATCTGATCCCCACGTTGATCCACATTACTTTGTCTCTGAAGAAATGACGCTGGAGTCAGACATATACTCGTTTGGAATGATTCTCCTTCAGCTTCTCACCAGAAGACCTCTCTCTGGGGTACTGAGAGACGTCAAATGCGCTGTTGAGAATGATAACATCAGCGCGGTTCTGGATAGTTCAGCAGGCGATTGGCCAGTCGCACGAGGCAAGAAGCTAGCTAATATAGCCATCCGTTGCTGTAAGAAAAACCCGTTGAACCGACCAGACTTACCCATCGTTCTACGGGTTATAGATCGTATGAAAGCCCCAGAACTTCCTTCATCATCGTACACGAACCAGAAAGTTCCACGCAAGCCTCCTTCTCATTACCTATGCCCCATTTTTCAG GAAGTGATGAAAGATCCTTTGATTGCAGCAGATGGGTTTACTTACGAAGCGGAAGCGATTAGGGAATGGTTAGCGAATGGGCACGATACATCGCCGATGACAAACCTGAAGATGGAAGATTGCAATCTCATACCTAATCATGCTCTTCATCTAGCTATCCAAGATTGGCAAAACCAATGGTGA
- the LOC117126256 gene encoding uncharacterized protein LOC117126256, which yields MPRNINELRSWMYAHKDSSGRVTEEFLNGAEMFMYHAGQTSLTLETGKMFCPCRKCNNTKFAASETVWKHIVNRGFTPHYYIWFNHGEADNMKEASSSNQVGNVRNRSDEPHLPSESCNLQEDHMVDHDRMHDMVTDAFRETRSVIEEVENVEGPNLDAKSFYEMLAAANEPIYEGCREGLSKLSLAARMMNIKTDHNLPEVCMDAWAELFKEYLHEDKQCAESYYEIQKLVHSLGLPLEMIDVCIDNCTIYWGENAELLECKFCKKPRYKPQGRGRNRVSYQRMWYLPIKDRLKRLYQSEKTAAAMRWHAEHTQKEGEINHPSDAKAWKHLNSVYPDFASNPRNVYLGLYTDGFSPFGMFGRQYSLWPVFLTPYNLPPEMCMGKELFFMSILIPGPFGCALPSL from the coding sequence atgcctaGAAATATCAATGAGCTTCGGAGTTGGATGTATGCGCATAAAGATTCAAGTGGAAGAGTAACAGAAGAATTTCTCAATGGAGCAGAGATGTTCATGTACCACGCCGGACAGACGTCTCTCACACTAGAAACGGGTAaaatgttctgtccttgtcgtAAATGCAACAATACCAAGTTTGCTGCTAGTGAAACGGTTTGGAAACATATAGTAAATAGAGGATTTACTCCAcattactatatctggtttaaCCACGGAGAAGCTGATAATATGAaggaagctagtagtagtaatcaGGTTGGAAATGTTCGTAACAGATCAGATGAACCACATTTACCTTCTGAAAGTTGTAACCTTCAAGAGGATCATATGGTAGATCATGATAGGATGCATGATATGGTTACAGATGCATTTCGTGAAACAAGATCAGTGATAGAGGAGGTAGAAAATGTAGAGGGGCCTAATTTGGATGCAAAAAGTTTTTATGAAATGCTAGCAGCTGCTAATGAGCCAATTTATGaaggttgtagagaaggtctttCTAAATTATCATTGGCAGCTAGGATGATGAATATCAAAACTGATCATAACTTACCTGAAGTTTGTATGGATGCATGGGCTgagttgtttaaagagtatttgcatGAAGATAAACAGTGTGCtgaatcttattatgagattcagaaattggttCATAGCCTTGGTTTACCTTTGGAAATGATAGATGTGTGTATAGACAACTGTACGATATACTGGGGAGAAAATGCAGAATTGTTAGAGTGTAAATtttgcaagaagccacgatatAAACCGCAAGGACGTGGGCGGAATAGGGTGTCGTACCAGCGGATGTGGTACTTACCTATCAAGGATAGACTGAAGAGATTATATCAATCTGAAAAGACGGCAGCAGcgatgagatggcatgcagaACATACTCAGAAGGAAGGCGAGATCAATCATCCCTctgatgcaaaagcgtggaaacACTTGAATTCGGTGTACCCTGATTTTGCAAGCAACCCCCGCAACGTTTATCTTGGGCTCTACACAGATGGCTTTAGTCCATTTGGAATGTTTGGAAGACAATATTCGCTTTGGCCAGTCTTCTTAACGCCATACAACCTTCCACCAGAGATGTGTATGGGAAAGGAATTGTTTTTCATGAGTATATTGATACCTGGGCCATTTGGTTGCGCCTTACCCTCTCTCTAA